In the genome of Campylobacter helveticus, the window TTTATAAAATTCAAAAAGAGCATTTTCATCAAGCTGTTTTTTAAGCCTTTCGGCATTTTTATCCAAAAGACTTAAAAGCTGTTTTTTAAGCCCTAGATGTGCTTTTGTGATGGTAAGGGCATTGAAAAAAGCAAGATTAACCTTGCAAAGCACACACAAAAATTCATTTAAGCTTTTTATGCCGTTTAAATTTCTAAGCTCAAGCTCTCTTATGTCGCTATCCTCAAGCCCACAATCATTTAAAATTTTTTCACAAAGCTCTTTATGCTTCAAACAGGCTTTATCACTCATCTTTAAAAACAACGCCCTAGCCTCGCTTGAGTTTCTAAGAAAGGTCAAAAGCTCCAGCTCACTTAAATGCACCCTAGTTTTTTGCGTTTGCAAAAGAGGTGTTTTAGCGGAGGCTTTATGATTTTTACTTAAAACGATAAGGCTTTGCTCCACACCCAAAAGCTTCGCCACTAAACTCGTATAAGAATTTGCCACCAAAGACTCAAGTAAAAAGGTATATTTTTGCACATTTTCTAAGGCTTTTTGTTTATCAAGGGCTGAATTTATGCCTCCCCTTAAAAGCTCTCTTATGTAAAATTCGCCAAGCTCCATAGCCTTTTCTAAAAGTAAATGTAGCTTTTTCGTCTCGCCATTTGCGACAAGCTCGGCAGGGTCTTTTCCACCCTCAAGTAAAACAACCTTGCCGTCTATTTTATTAACACTTAGCAAAAAAGCCGAGCGAAAAGCCGCTCTACGCCCAGCTTCATCATTATCAAAACAAAGCAAAACTCTCGCATCATAACGGCGAATAAGTGGGATATGATGCTCGGTTAATGCCGTGCCAAGCACCGCCACAGCGTTTGTAAAACCTGCCTTATGAAAGGCTATGGCGTCCATATAGCCCTCGCAAATTATCATTTCTTTTTGCTTTGCTATGCTTTCTTTGGCAAGATTAAAAGCGTAAAAAATGCGTGATTTGTCAAAAAATGCACTTTGGGGAGAATTGACATATTTTGCGGCATTATTAGCATTTAGCGTTCTACCTCCAAAGCCGACCAACAAGCCCTTATAATCATAAATAGGAAAGGTGATTCTGTGGATAAAACTCGCATACACCCCTCCCCTATCATCTTTTTTAACCGCCCCTACATAAAGTGCGTCTTCGTTTGCAATTTGCTCGTTTTTAAGTAGCCTTAGGCTTTCTTCATTTCCCACCGCATAGCCAAGCTCGAATTTTTTTATATCTTCGTCATTTAATTTTCTTTGATAAAGATAGTCTAAAACCTCTCTATGTGAAGCCAAATTTTGCTTATAAAAGGCATTTAAAAGCGGTAAAATGTGCTTGACATCTTTTTTATTATCTTCTTTTTCTTTAGTGTAAGTAAGGGTAAAATTACTCAACTGCGCGACTTTTTCCACCGCTTCTGCGAAATTCACCCTTTCAAATTCCATTATAAATTTAAAGACATCGCCCCCTGCCCCACAAGCAAAACAATGATAAAAGCCTTTTTGAGAATTAATGTGCATAGAGGGGTTTCTATCATCGTGAAAAGGACACACACATACATACGAAGCTCCACTTCTTCGCACCTCAACAAAATGTGAGATGATATGAACAATGTCGGCTCTTTGATTTAAAAGTTCTATGCTGGATTTTGCTATCATTTTCTAACCTTAATTAAAATTATACAAAGATTTAGCTATAATTTTGTTAATTTAACTTTTGCGGATATTTTATGGACTTTTTCTTTGTAGAATACAGAGACCCCATAGTCGGGCTTATCTTTCTTACCCTACTTATTTTAGTCGTAGCTTTAGCAAATTATGCTTGGCGGATTTTTGCAAATAAGGACGAAGAGCAAAAGTTAGAAAAATTCATTAAAAAATTTGAACTTGAAAATTCACACAAAAACCTTTTAAGAAGTGAAAATTTAAGCTTTTCAAATCTTAGCTTTTTAGCCGAAATTTTTACAAAAAGCGGTGAATTTGAAAAAGCAACGCAAATTTATCTCATCGCTCTAGAAAAAACAAAAGATAAAGACGAACAAGAAGCGGTATTTTTGGCTTTAGCAAAGGTTTATTTTAAGGCGGGATTTTTACAAAAATGTACAGAAGTGCTTTTAAACGCCCTTAAAATTCGCCCCCGCAATAAAGAAGCATTGAAACTTCTTAAAATAGCCTATTTTAAACTTAAAATGTATAAAGAAAATTTAGAGCTTTTAGAATGCTTGTTTGAGCTAGGTGAGGACATTAAAGAAGAGGCTGAATTTATCAAAGCTTTATCTTTAGAAAACAAAAAAGAAGCAAAAGAGCAAATTTTAAAGCTTGATTATGAAAATAATGCCTCTTTAAAACGCTATTTATTTGAAAAATATCACATTTTTAAAAAACAAAATTTAGCCCAAATTTGCGATGTGCTTTATAAAGATAAAAAGCCTATAAATACAGACGATGAAAAGTATTATGAATTTTTTTATATGCTTGGTTTAGTTGAAGAAAAACAAGGCTTTCGCTTTAAAAACTCGCATTTTAAAATGTATCAAATTTTAAAGCAAAACAACTTTAAAGCGAGGCTTGATTTTTCTTATATGTGTTTAGAATGTAAAAACATTATGCCGCTTTTTTTCTACCACTGCCCCATTTGTTATGAATTTAACCGCTGTAAAATTTTATACGAAGTGAAAAACGATGAAGCATATTGAAATTTACACAGATGGTTCTTGCTTGAAAAATCCGGGCTTTGGAGGTTACGCTTTTATCGTGCGTTATAAAGAACACGAAAAAGTTGGTGTCGGTGCAGAAGCCAACACGACAAATAACAGAATGGAGCTAAAAGCCATCATCAAAGCCCTAGAAGTGCTGAAAGAGCCTTGCGAGATAAGCCTTTATACCGATTCAAATTTAATGGTGCAAAGCATTAATGAGTGGCTTCAAATTTGGGCGAAAAAAAATTTCAAAGATAAAAAAAATGTTGATTTGTGGCGTGAGTATTTAAAGCTTTCAAAACCGCACAAAATCAAAGCATTTTGGATAAAAGCGCACAATGGACACGAAGAAAATGAACGCTGCGACACCCTAGCAAGAGAAGCCGCACAAAATTTACAAAGGAAACATAATGGCTAGGCTAGAGCTTTTAGAAGCAAAAATTGACTATAAATTCAAGGATAAAAACCTCCTCATCTACGCACTCACGCATAAAAGTGCTAAGAAAAATTACAATAATGAAAGGCTTGAATTTTTAGGTGATGCGGTGCTGGATTTAGTCGTGGGGGAATATTTATTTCATAAATTTAAAAACGAAGCGGAGGGGGATTTATCTAAGCTTAGAGCCGCCCTTGTCAATGAAAAATCCTTTGCTAAAATCGCAAATTCTCTTCATTTGGGCGATTTTATCTTTATGTCTGTGGCGGAAGAAAATAACGGCGGTAAAAACAAACCCTCCATACTCTCAGACGCTTTTGAAGCGCTTATTGGGGCTTTGCATTTAGAGGCTGGTTTTTCACAGGCTAAAAATATCGCTTTGAAATTGATAGAGGAGAATTTTCCGCATATAGATGCAAAAAATTTACTTAAAGATTACAAAACAAAACTGCAAGAAATCACTCAAGCTAAAATGGGCTTAACCCCAGAATACGAAACTCTAAGAGCCTTTGGACCCGACCATCAAAAAAGCTTTGAAATCGCCCTAAATTTGGAGGGTAAGGAAATGGCAAGAGCCATAGCAAATAGCAAAAAAGAAGCCCAGCAAATGGCAGCAAAAATCACCTTAGAAAAGTTAGGAGCGTTATGAATACCTTTGGAGTTAGACTTAAATTTACAAGCTTTGGAGAATCGCACGGCAAAGCCATAGGTGTAGTGCTTGATGGTATGCCATCTTGCGTGAAATTTGATGAAGAATTTTTACAAAATGAGTTGGCAAAAAGAAAGGGGGGGAGCAAATTTGCCACACCTAGAAAAGAAAACGATGAGGCAGAAATTTTAAGCGGTGTTTTTGATGGCTTTACCACAGGACAGCCCATAGCGATGATTTTTAGAAATGAAAACACGCGTTCAAAAGACTATGCAGAAGTTAAAAATCTCTTCCGTCCCTCGCACGCAGATTTCACCTATTTTAAAAAATACGGCATAAGAGATTATAGAGGCGGTGGGCGTTCAAGTGCAAGAGAAAGTGTAGCTAGAGTGGCGGCTGGAGCTGTGGCTGCTATGCTTTTAAAGGAATTTGACATAGAAGTTTCAAGCGGTGTTTTTGGCGTGGGAGAGTGCGTTTCACCCCTTCAAAATAGTGAATTTGACTTTGAATTTGCAAACAAAAGTGAAATTTTTTGCCTTGATAAAAATTTAGAAGAGGCTTTTAAAGAAGAAATTTCAAAGGCAAAAAAAGAAAAAGATAGCGTTGGGGCGGCTGTTTTTACTAGAGTGAGTGGGGTAATGGCAGGGCTTGGGGAAGTGCTTTATGACAAGCTTGATTCTAAACTCGCCCACGCCCTTATGGGGATAAATGCCGTAAAAGCTGTAGAAATAGGCTCTGGTATAAACTCAAGTCAAAAAAGAGGCTCACAAAATAATGATTTAATGCAAAATGGTAAATTTTTAAGTAATCATAGTGGAGGGATTTTAGGGGGAATTTCAAATGGCGATTTGATAGAGCTTAAGAGCTATTTTAAACCCACCCCTTCCATTTTCCTCACCCAACAAAGTATGAACGAAAAAGGCGAAAATGTCCTTTGTGAGTTAAAAGGCAGACACGACCCTTGTGTAGGCATAAGAGGAAGCGTCGTCGCAAACGCTATGGTTCGGCTTGTCTTGGCTGATGCCTTGCTTTTAAATGCAAGTGCAAATTTAAATCATCTAAAAAAAATTTACTCTAAAGCTTGAGCTTAAAGCCCTCTTTCTCATCTTCAAAAGTAAAAATTTTATCCTCGCAAGGATAGCTTATAGAGGCGTTTAGAAGAGGGAAATTCTGCCCCTCAAATTTTTCTAAAAGAAGTGGGAGTTCTTTTAGAAATACACGGTGGTTTGAAATGCCTCCGTGTGTTAAATTTCTTATGATTTTATTGTCGATATCATCTTTTTTTATCAAATGTAAAGCTGCATCAAAGCCCATATTTTTATAAATTTCATATAAAAGCTTTTTATCTTTTGCCGTTTCAAATTCATCTTCGCTACTATGATAACTCACAAAATGAATATGTTTGCAATTATCTTTTTGAACTTCTAAATGCGATGAAGTTAGCAAAGAGCGAATTTCGTAATGTGCTTTTGTGAAATTGCTTTCATTCCAAAAAGTTTTAGTAAAACAATGAAACATAAATTCATTTGTTACCACAAAACACTCTCCGTGTCCTAAAGCCCTACCCATAAACATCTCAAAAAATGGTAATGGCGCACAAGCGATGTCAATGACCGCGTTAGTATGGTGTGGAGCAATTTTGGCTATCAAATGCGCCAAATAGCCCCCGTAACACCCTCCAGCATAAATGACGGGTAAGTTACCCCCCCCCCCCCCCGTGTATTTTGAGGTGTTTTAAGACATTGATATGGTCAATGGCTGCCATAATGCCGTAGTTTTGATATTCTTCATTAGGTGGCACTAATGTATAGGTTAAAGAATCGATTTTAAAATCTTTAGCTAAAGCCCCTTTCGCTTTTTCTTTTTCCATAGACTTTTCTATAAATTCTAAAGCGTCCATTGTCGTTAAATTTTCATAAGGTAATCCAACTTTTTGACATAATCTAATCAAATTTGCCTTATCCCCTTCAAGCATAACTCTTTTGGCACTATAGTTTAAATCATACTCATT includes:
- the dnaG gene encoding DNA primase; the protein is MIAKSSIELLNQRADIVHIISHFVEVRRSGASYVCVCPFHDDRNPSMHINSQKGFYHCFACGAGGDVFKFIMEFERVNFAEAVEKVAQLSNFTLTYTKEKEDNKKDVKHILPLLNAFYKQNLASHREVLDYLYQRKLNDEDIKKFELGYAVGNEESLRLLKNEQIANEDALYVGAVKKDDRGGVYASFIHRITFPIYDYKGLLVGFGGRTLNANNAAKYVNSPQSAFFDKSRIFYAFNLAKESIAKQKEMIICEGYMDAIAFHKAGFTNAVAVLGTALTEHHIPLIRRYDARVLLCFDNDEAGRRAAFRSAFLLSVNKIDGKVVLLEGGKDPAELVANGETKKLHLLLEKAMELGEFYIRELLRGGINSALDKQKALENVQKYTFLLESLVANSYTSLVAKLLGVEQSLIVLSKNHKASAKTPLLQTQKTRVHLSELELLTFLRNSSEARALFLKMSDKACLKHKELCEKILNDCGLEDSDIRELELRNLNGIKSLNEFLCVLCKVNLAFFNALTITKAHLGLKKQLLSLLDKNAERLKKQLDENALFEFYKEALSFIKNEKDEQILEARLKTWHKIFAQKSFNALDFGLENAPF
- the rnc gene encoding ribonuclease III → MARLELLEAKIDYKFKDKNLLIYALTHKSAKKNYNNERLEFLGDAVLDLVVGEYLFHKFKNEAEGDLSKLRAALVNEKSFAKIANSLHLGDFIFMSVAEENNGGKNKPSILSDAFEALIGALHLEAGFSQAKNIALKLIEENFPHIDAKNLLKDYKTKLQEITQAKMGLTPEYETLRAFGPDHQKSFEIALNLEGKEMARAIANSKKEAQQMAAKITLEKLGAL
- the aroC gene encoding chorismate synthase, which produces MNTFGVRLKFTSFGESHGKAIGVVLDGMPSCVKFDEEFLQNELAKRKGGSKFATPRKENDEAEILSGVFDGFTTGQPIAMIFRNENTRSKDYAEVKNLFRPSHADFTYFKKYGIRDYRGGGRSSARESVARVAAGAVAAMLLKEFDIEVSSGVFGVGECVSPLQNSEFDFEFANKSEIFCLDKNLEEAFKEEISKAKKEKDSVGAAVFTRVSGVMAGLGEVLYDKLDSKLAHALMGINAVKAVEIGSGINSSQKRGSQNNDLMQNGKFLSNHSGGILGGISNGDLIELKSYFKPTPSIFLTQQSMNEKGENVLCELKGRHDPCVGIRGSVVANAMVRLVLADALLLNASANLNHLKKIYSKA
- the rnhA gene encoding ribonuclease HI; the encoded protein is MKHIEIYTDGSCLKNPGFGGYAFIVRYKEHEKVGVGAEANTTNNRMELKAIIKALEVLKEPCEISLYTDSNLMVQSINEWLQIWAKKNFKDKKNVDLWREYLKLSKPHKIKAFWIKAHNGHEENERCDTLAREAAQNLQRKHNG
- a CDS encoding DUF2920 family protein, producing the protein MAHLIAKIAPHHTNAVIDIACAPLPFFEMFMGRALGHGECFVVTNEFMFHCFTKTFWNESNFTKAHYEIRSLLTSSHLEVQKDNCKHIHFVSYHSSEDEFETAKDKKLLYEIYKNMGFDAALHLIKKDDIDNKIIRNLTHGGISNHRVFLKELPLLLEKFEGQNFPLLNASISYPCEDKIFTFEDEKEGFKLKL
- a CDS encoding tetratricopeptide repeat protein: MDFFFVEYRDPIVGLIFLTLLILVVALANYAWRIFANKDEEQKLEKFIKKFELENSHKNLLRSENLSFSNLSFLAEIFTKSGEFEKATQIYLIALEKTKDKDEQEAVFLALAKVYFKAGFLQKCTEVLLNALKIRPRNKEALKLLKIAYFKLKMYKENLELLECLFELGEDIKEEAEFIKALSLENKKEAKEQILKLDYENNASLKRYLFEKYHIFKKQNLAQICDVLYKDKKPINTDDEKYYEFFYMLGLVEEKQGFRFKNSHFKMYQILKQNNFKARLDFSYMCLECKNIMPLFFYHCPICYEFNRCKILYEVKNDEAY
- a CDS encoding DUF2920 family protein; the encoded protein is MTDKQFFIASCDDVELGIKRNAKLEYRVSYRENPKAIFFIIGGFGTNADLRMMDFTRRQIAEKFNVMAVNVLYHCFCCRVNEYDLNYSAKRVMLEGDKANLIRLCQKVGLPYENLTTMDALEFIEKSMEKEKAKGALAKDFKIDSLTYTLVPPNEEYQNYGIMAAIDHINVLKHLKIHGGGGG